CGATGTTGTATCCAAGGTCGGCTGCTCGAGCCAGGATGCCCCGGAAATACGCGTGGCGTTTCAGGTCGGCACCGGGGTTGAAGTGAAGGACCGCTAGGTTTGCGGCCGGGGAGTTGCCTCTCTTCTGGGCGAGGTTGCTCATCAAGGCCGAAAGATAGGGATGAGGCGTATAGCCCAACTCCCGGGCGATTTGCTGAACCTGTTTTCGAGTGGTCGGAGACTGGCGGGGATTGTTCTTCAGGCAGCGACTCACCGTCATCAGCGAGACTCCTGCGGCCTCCGCGATGTCCTTCATGGTGACTTTTCCTGAAGAGGGGCTCATCTTAATGTGTTAGGGTTAACACAGCTGGGCCGTTGCGTCAATCCTCAGATCCATCAAATCTCTCAGTTACCCTATGAATACCCAGTTACTATTTTATTCCCTCCGGATCTCGGCCGTTTCTCTCATTTTCTCTGTTTCACTTCTGGCGGACGATATCGCTTGGGACGGTGACGGCGTTCCGAATGCGAGTGGCGAGTGGGAAGTGGGAGCAAATTGGGCTGGCGACACGGTCCCTTCTGCCGGAGACGATGCCCAACTGCTCGACGTGACCGGTGGAACCCGGACGGTGACCATTTCCGAGGGGGTTCCGCAAACGATTTCCCAACTCACGATGAAGCAAACCACGATCGGAGGGATTAATATCCTGACCTTGGAAGATGATCTGACCATTAGTGGAACGAGCGCGGGAGCCCTGAACGTTTTTGATCTGGATGCATCGGCAGGAGCAGACGCTCTGGTACTCAATATCGCCGACGGCTCGACCTTGCTGATGGAGAATACCAATACGAATACTACTTCGTCAGTGAATGCTTTTTTTGAAGGAACGCTCAACCTCGGTGTGGGATCAACCTATCGGGTGGAGGCAATTGGCGGAAGCACTTCGGACATCAACGACGGAGTATTCTTCAGCGGTCCGATCAACGCCACCGGCGCTGGGGCGGAGATTCAATATGAATCGACCCGCGGTTGGATCGGGGACACGACGCCCGATGGGAACTTTGTCGATGGACCCGTGACCGTTTCAGGGGTGGGATCGAGCTTGGCCTTTCGGGCGCTGCAATGGAATGGATCTTCTTCGGTGATTAGTTCCTTCAATGGGGGATTGATCTTCCGGGGTGATGACGGTGCGGGAAATGCGGTCTCCGTGGGGACGGGAAGCACCTTGAATCTAGTGGCTTGGGCTTCGACATTTGCCTTTGAAAACAACGTAGAATTGCTGGCGGAATCTGGAGAAGACGCGGGCGGAATTCTGGCGTTGGGATCGTCCGACAGTAACGCGAAGACGACGACAGTCGATTTTCTCGATGGCTTTGATCTGGGTGCTGGATCCCGTGTTGAGGCTTCGGATGGTTCGGTGAACGTGAATTTGGCCGGAACCCTTTCTATGGCAGAAGGATCTGAGTTTTTGGTCAAATTCTTGGGTTCCCAGGGAAGTGTCGAATTCGTCAATGCCGGAGACTTCGACATGGATGGGAGTATGGTGAATCTGGACTGGGCGGCTACTTCCAGTAATACATCGAGCGGAACGCGAGGTTTTACCAATACGGGCAATTGGACGTTGAGGAACGGTGCCTCCCTCTCGTTTATCAGCAGTAGCGGACGCCCTACCAACGGTGGCTTTGGATTCGGGAAAGATAATGAAAACTCGGGCACACTCTCGATCGAGAGCGGCTCGAGTCTCGGCTTTCAGGACTTTTACAACACGGGAACCGTGAACGCGGGAAGCTCCACGGGAGGAGTGAGTGAAGCAACCGTTTATTTGGGATCGCCCGAGAATACCTTTCGCTCAGTCTCTTTTGTCAACGGGCGGGATCTCGAGGGTGTAGCTTCTGCCGGGACGTTGAATATTCGGGGGAATGCGGTGTTGGGTCGAACGGTTTATGAAAGTTCCACCACGACTTTGGACAATGGCTCAGCCAGTTCGGTTGGCTCCTCCATTCATGTCGGCGATGGAACGACTCCGGTGACGTTTACGGTTTCGAATCGTCACGTTGTCCTCAACAACTACGAGGGTAATCAGCTCGCGGTGAGGTCGGGAGGAACGCTCTTGTTGACCAGCACCGCTCCGGCCACTTCCACGGGCAGTGTCGCCATCAATAACGACGGAACGATCGTGCATGCGGGAACCATTCAGATGCAAAGTAACTTTTGGGCGGATCGGGATATCGTGACGTCTTCGACGGGAACGTATCGGGTCAGTGGAGAGGAAGCGGTTTTGGAAGCGATGCCGGGACCGACTTCGGGCAGTAATGTTTTATCCTTGGATTTTACCGTTGCCGGTCAGTTCAGTGGAGACTCGGCCTCCGATCGAATGACTTATGTCAACAGTTCGGGGCGTTCGTCTGAAACGTATTTGAATATGGCGGTGACTGGCGGAGAGATCACTCCCGGCGCCGGTTCTGGAGGCAGTGGTGTTTCGAGCATTGGTTCCCTCGAGCTGGTGGATGCGAATGCGACACTCTCTTCCGGAAGCTTAATGACCTTCGACATCGGAGGCACGCAAGCGAGT
This DNA window, taken from Puniceicoccus vermicola, encodes the following:
- a CDS encoding beta strand repeat-containing protein, with amino-acid sequence MNTQLLFYSLRISAVSLIFSVSLLADDIAWDGDGVPNASGEWEVGANWAGDTVPSAGDDAQLLDVTGGTRTVTISEGVPQTISQLTMKQTTIGGINILTLEDDLTISGTSAGALNVFDLDASAGADALVLNIADGSTLLMENTNTNTTSSVNAFFEGTLNLGVGSTYRVEAIGGSTSDINDGVFFSGPINATGAGAEIQYESTRGWIGDTTPDGNFVDGPVTVSGVGSSLAFRALQWNGSSSVISSFNGGLIFRGDDGAGNAVSVGTGSTLNLVAWASTFAFENNVELLAESGEDAGGILALGSSDSNAKTTTVDFLDGFDLGAGSRVEASDGSVNVNLAGTLSMAEGSEFLVKFLGSQGSVEFVNAGDFDMDGSMVNLDWAATSSNTSSGTRGFTNTGNWTLRNGASLSFISSSGRPTNGGFGFGKDNENSGTLSIESGSSLGFQDFYNTGTVNAGSSTGGVSEATVYLGSPENTFRSVSFVNGRDLEGVASAGTLNIRGNAVLGRTVYESSTTTLDNGSASSVGSSIHVGDGTTPVTFTVSNRHVVLNNYEGNQLAVRSGGTLLLTSTAPATSTGSVAINNDGTIVHAGTIQMQSNFWADRDIVTSSTGTYRVSGEEAVLEAMPGPTSGSNVLSLDFTVAGQFSGDSASDRMTYVNSSGRSSETYLNMAVTGGEITPGAGSGGSGVSSIGSLELVDANATLSSGSLMTFDIGGTQASGLYDVLTLSLDTAGSGAILDLGTDTILDIQMVNGFLPGEEQVYTIVGAASVTGTFGGLLYNGEAVTDEYSVNYLANGIEVTMSAVPEPTAFAALFGGIALGVVLLRRRKNAL